The Danio aesculapii unplaced genomic scaffold, fDanAes4.1, whole genome shotgun sequence genome includes the window TTCACTGAGCTGGACCCCCGTTCTCAGGCTCTTCATGAAACGAGGCTTCAAGGGCGCAGACAGATCGCACGTATGGTTGCAGCTTTGGTGCTGCTTTTTGCTCTCTCGTGGTTGCCTATGTACGTGACTGATATCTGGCTTGACCGTGAGCTGCGCCATCCACCAGACTGGCTCCTACAGACCAGACCCTTTGCACAGTGGTTGGGCCTCACCAACTCTTCTCTCAACCCTTTTTGCTACTGCTTCATCGGTGACCTCCATCGTTCGGCGAAGGCTTTGCGTTTGCGGCTGCTCGGTCCGTCACCAGCTTCAGCGCTGGCTCTGGCATCTCTCCCAAAAATATTCAACCTGCAGAATCAGGACAAATCTCCCGTGGTTGCCACCGACAGCTCGCCCAACTCCTGCGGGGAGGACGCTGGGAGTCTGAATCTGTCGATGTGGTGGACTCAATCTCGCACATGTGAGTCATTGAGCTTGCCTTACCACTTAGGAATGACTGAGGCCATTACGCTGGATTCATAGCAGACCTGACGCTCTGACCCTTGTCCTCAGATGTTCTGTGTTTGTGCTTCTAGAAAATTGGATGGGTTAGTTCACAGAAAAGTCAGTTTGCTCACCTCTCTTGTCATTCCAAAACTGACTGACTTTTTGTCTTCTGTCGAagacaaaatatgacattttgagCTATTCTTTGTCCATATGATTCAAGCTAAATTGGAATCCATTGAGCTTAGttttatacttttacatttatgcattaagTGCAGGGGTATTCAGACTGGGACTTTGGACCCCTAAGACTTTGGACTTTGGACCCCTctaaccggcgaccttcttgctgtgagacaacagcactacctactgcgccattcacccataaaattgttttacattatgtaaataaataacataaggctacacggtggcttagtggttagcactgtagccttacagcaagaaggtcgctggttcgagtcccagctgggtcagttggcatttctgtgtgaagcctgcatgttctccccgtgtttgtgtgggtttcctctgggtgctccggtttcccccacagtcctgagatgtgctataggtcaactaaattggatgtagagtatgtatgtgcatgtgagagtgtatgggtgttttccagtactgtgttgcagctggaaggtatctgctgggtaaaacatatacgggaatagttggtggttcattccgctgtggcgacctctgatcaATAAACTAAGctgaagctgaaggaaaataaataaataaaataacatttaatttcattaatttaattataaacatttagCAAAACATTCAACATTTGAACATCTATTAAAGAAACAAACAAGTAATTTATTGAACAccgaattattcattcattttccttcagattagtctcttatttatcacaggtcgccacagcagaatgaaccgccaactattcaagtatatgttttatgcagcggatgccctgaacacagaattaaaatatataattttttaaattatataaaaataattgtaaaattacttaattaaatatattatcccaaattttatttgaaaca containing:
- the LOC130220495 gene encoding neuropeptide FF receptor 2-like: TELDPRSQALHETRLQGRRQIARMVAALVLLFALSWLPMYVTDIWLDRELRHPPDWLLQTRPFAQWLGLTNSSLNPFCYCFIGDLHRSAKALRLRLLGPSPASALALASLPKIFNLQNQDKSPVVATDSSPNSCGEDAGSLNLSMWWTQSRTCESLSLPYHLGMTEAITLDS